In Solanum pennellii chromosome 7, SPENNV200, the following are encoded in one genomic region:
- the LOC107026520 gene encoding bystin produces MGKKRERLTNPEPFLDDDSKSKASSKKRSKAPKSHQQQQQVISSSISSKILKEALLQQKEVDEEETRERNPNAIVFSEDVATRAVEEDDDDIDNFSGFQETQSQFGDLEDEVDKLLLEDEKLLEAFYSTQNRPERTLGQILIEKSKEQNAQVSSVQPMPKLDESIIELYKGVGKHLSKYNSGKMPKAFKHIPSLQYWEDVLYLTEPDKWSPNAMYQATRIFASNLGVKKAERFYKLVLLPRVRDDIRKNKRLHFALYQSLKKSLYKPAAFNKGILFPLCESRTCTLREAVIFGSVIEKVSIPHLHASVALLKLAEMEYCGTTSYFIKLLIEKKYALPYRVLDAMVAHFMNFFDETRVMPVIWHLSLLVFVQRYKTEMRKEDKANIRALVERQRHRLITPDILREIEKSRSRGEKEDDPMLIASPLSVINKAIEEDRFDIPDVPMEED; encoded by the exons ATGGGGAAGAAACGAGAACGCCTCACAAATCCAGAACCCTTCCTTGACGATGATTCAAAATCCAAAGCTTCCTCGAAGAAACGCTCCAAAGCTCCTAAATCTCACCAGCAGCAGCAACAG GTTATATCGTCTAGTATTAGTTCGAAGATATTGAAGGAGGCGTTACTTCAGCAGAAGGAAGTAGATGAGGAGGAGACACGAGAGAGAAATCCTAATGCTATAGTGTTTTCGGAGGATGTTGCAACTAGAGCTGTTGAGGAGGATGACGATGACATTGATAATTTTAGTGGGTTTCAGGAGACTCAAAGTCAATTTGGTGATTTGGAG GACGAGGTTGACAAGTTGCTGTTGGAGGATGAGAAGCTATTGGAGGCTTTTTATTCTACACAAAATCGCCCTGAACGCACATTGGGCCAAATCCTTATCGAAAAGAGCAAGGAACAGAATGCACAAGTTTCTTCAG TGCAACCAATGCCTAAATTGGATGAATCGATCATTGAATTATACAAAGG TGTTGGCAAGCATCTTAGCAAATACAATTCAGGCAAGATGCCAAAAGCGTTCAAACATATTCCTTCATTGCAATATTGGGAAGATGTTCTATATTTAACAGAACCTGATAAATGGTCACCAAATGCAATGTACCAAGCCACAAGAATATTTGCTTCAAATTTGGGTGTCAAGAAGGCAGAACGCTTCTACAAGTTGGTCTTGCTCCCACGAGTTAGAGATGATATTCGCAAGAATAAGAGATTGCATTTTGCTCTGTATCAGTCCTTGAAGAAATCTCTTTACAAGCCTGCTGCCTTTAATAAGGGAATCTTGTTTCCTTTGTGTGAG TCAAGGACATGCACCTTGAGGGAGGCTGTGATCTTTGGGAGTGTTATTGAGAAGGTCTCCATTCCGCATCTTCATGCTAG TGTAGCGCTGCTGAAACTTGCAGAGATGGAGTATTGTGGCACAACAAG TTATTTCATCAAGTTACTGATTGAGAAGAAATATGCTTTGCCCTATCGTGTACTTGATGCCATGGTAGCACACTTCATGAATTTCTTTGATGAAACAAGAGTCATGCCTGTGATCTGGCACCTGTCACTTCTTGTATTTGTGCAGAG GTATAAAACTGAGATGAGGAAGGAGGATAAAGCTAACATAAGGGCACTTGTTGAAAGACAAAGACATAGATTG ATTACACCAGACATATTGAGGGAAATCGAAAAGAGCAGAAGTCGTGGGGAAAAGGAGGATGATCCAATGTTAATTG CAAGTCCTCTTTCTGTGATCAATAAAGCAATTGAAGAAGATAGGTTTGATATCCCCGATGTTCCTATGGAGGAGGACTAG